The window TGAAGAGAAGGGCTTTGCCTTACCTGTCACTGAAGCCTTTTGTCATTACTTTCAATCCGCTCGTTATGACGACTTGCTCCTGATCGAAACCAGTGTGGGCCGGATCAGACGCGCCAGTCTCCGCTTTGATTACAAAATATATCAAAAAGAGGGCGATACACAGCCTCTGGTTACCGGCCACACCCTCCATGCCTGTATCAACCCTGAGGGCCATATAGTTCGGATACCCGAATTTGTATTGTCCGTGCTGGCAGAACCCTCAAACTAGGGGCCAGGTTTATTTTACTCTGACAAAATCCTTGACAATTTCGCGTCAAAACTATAAGGTTCTTCTACAATTTGCTGCGGGGTGGAGCAGTCAGGTAGCTCGTCGGGCTCATAACCCGAAGGTCTCAGGTTCAAATCCTGACCCCGCTACCAA of the Deltaproteobacteria bacterium genome contains:
- a CDS encoding acyl-CoA thioesterase, with the protein product MNASDNVSRTRYRVIYGDLDPMGVVYYGNYLRLFERGRAEFVRERGLTYKEIEEKGFALPVTEAFCHYFQSARYDDLLLIETSVGRIRRASLRFDYKIYQKEGDTQPLVTGHTLHACINPEGHIVRIPEFVLSVLAEPSN